A single Desulfomonilaceae bacterium DNA region contains:
- a CDS encoding OmpA family protein: protein MKRMLIIMVVVAQAWILPCFAETEEEFLKLKAEEESHVLVPKGGFKVIPKTIIIESLKKECEVTFHNENVLFHYGLPKVREECRPQLVEIAEALKQAFNDPELSQIKTYYVDGHTCNIGSYENNCRLSWARSSGAIEALVALGVPRNRLASRGFSYSVPTRPNDTEANRQANRRVVVAGACKNDAQQPTMIPCKMAEAGIRSTPGTDYGATEAQSPQTEQPSEEQLDSEKGPSKSALPRGFNRKQPNQSSTPEGATKALPPGFKRTN, encoded by the coding sequence ATGAAAAGGATGCTGATCATAATGGTGGTAGTCGCTCAAGCATGGATTCTTCCATGCTTTGCGGAGACCGAAGAGGAGTTCCTGAAGCTCAAGGCCGAAGAAGAGAGCCATGTGCTCGTCCCCAAGGGTGGATTCAAGGTCATCCCTAAAACCATCATCATTGAGAGTCTGAAAAAAGAGTGCGAGGTCACGTTCCACAACGAGAACGTCCTGTTTCATTACGGTCTGCCGAAGGTCCGCGAGGAGTGTCGACCGCAACTGGTGGAGATTGCCGAAGCATTGAAACAGGCGTTCAACGATCCGGAGCTTTCCCAGATAAAAACCTACTACGTTGACGGCCACACGTGCAACATCGGTTCGTACGAGAACAACTGCCGTCTTTCCTGGGCAAGGTCCTCCGGCGCCATAGAGGCGCTTGTAGCCCTCGGGGTTCCCCGCAACAGGCTCGCTTCACGAGGGTTTAGTTACAGTGTGCCGACACGCCCCAATGACACTGAAGCAAACCGCCAAGCGAATCGCCGGGTCGTGGTGGCCGGCGCTTGCAAGAATGACGCGCAACAGCCGACCATGATACCCTGTAAAATGGCCGAGGCAGGCATCCGGTCAACCCCAGGAACGGACTACGGCGCCACGGAGGCGCAATCGCCGCAAACGGAGCAACCTTCAGAAGAACAACTGGATTCAGAGAAGGGCCCATCAAAGAGCGCCCTGCCGAGGGGTTTTAACAGAAAGCAGCCGAACCAGTCCTCTACTCCAGAGGGGGCCACCAAAGCTCTCCCCCCAGGGTTCAAACGGACAAACTAG
- a CDS encoding tetratricopeptide repeat protein: MNTKILYGIVGILIVLWTGLVLAQSESQAINLAKEGNTILDSAKSKEDYLRAAQKYEEALEICQTVKSDKWTGRYYNQLGNIQKRLGQNQKALEYFEKALAINQKTGDVESEGSALNNIGFVYDSLGQNQKALECYEKSLAIWQKTGDVKNEGITLNNIGSVYKALGQYQKALESYEKSLAIRQKIGDVKSEGITLNNIGSVYKALGQYQKALESYEKSLAIRQKIGDVNGEAVTLGKMGPVYGSLGQYQKALESYEKSLAIDKKRGDLRGEGVSLGNIASVYESQGQYAKALESYEKSLAIIQKIGDAKLEGSVLNMVGSVYKSQHQYPKALESYEKSLAISQKIGDVKSEGNGLYYIGGVYNSLRQYAKALEYSEKSLAIRQKIGDANGQGVSLGLVGDVYDSQGEYAKALESYEKAVVIFQKIGYVSNQATCLQNMARVYKCSGQYAKALEYSEKSLAIRQKIGDANGQGVSFREIGDVYGLWGQYSKALEYSEKSLAIFRKIGNVNGQAYSLRQIGFDYQLLGQYDKAMEYAQESLTITRQIGNLSGEADALRDIGRIYYKMGKFDESLANLQTALEISTKIGVQVKGTKNLIGNLYLDRGELNKSEAFIKESGQTASLARFYLLQSDYPKSKTYYEKLLTSAEKTNHEGSLLTAYTGLGKVHEALEDYKKSEEYYEKGMKLAEEIRSGLLPSERKNFFEVNINGFYRSEPSKGLTRVRMKLNQAVQSIDSSEVTRARAFADNISMRSENSVSGISRDIMETEDVLVTKVAALKKELVKTDKEKQAGRYENLQKEVHSAESDLNAFIEMLWDKHKAYAAVKYPRPVTLKESSLRPEEQVVVFDVSTEGVGVKLIKGKKIAETHYTNWKSEDLEKDVKKFRQSFEELKLKEFDYSLGNTLYKRLLSAVLSQVPEGTPIVIIPDGILATLPFEALVTGGKPTWQKVDKEWPDVFKDYPEGLTFLGDEHPISYYQSITALTLVRTTGTKNTPNQKLLVVADPVFDLSDKRAQSATQTKLSEQEKKNNIALMQTIEGGSSGTFKLKRLPQTSILAESLEKTYGSNCLSLTGMKANKSDFLTKIAPTIEQYSGVVFATHGVMSTHVPGLMEPFLALTMAPSGTDGFLKMSDVLSLKMNADVVALTACQSGLGKELSGEGVMSMGRAFQYAGAKSVLMSLWSVAEGSSVKLTESFFEHRKSGKTKLESLKLARDHIRNAGYKHPFFWSAFILVGETN, translated from the coding sequence ATGAACACAAAGATATTATACGGAATAGTTGGGATTCTAATTGTTCTATGGACAGGATTGGTCCTGGCGCAATCTGAGAGTCAGGCTATTAACCTTGCCAAAGAAGGCAATACTATCCTAGATAGCGCAAAGTCCAAAGAGGATTATCTGCGAGCTGCTCAGAAATATGAAGAGGCCCTGGAAATCTGTCAAACAGTCAAATCAGATAAATGGACAGGTCGGTATTACAACCAACTTGGCAATATTCAAAAACGTCTTGGCCAGAATCAGAAGGCTCTGGAATACTTTGAGAAGGCCCTGGCCATCAATCAGAAGACTGGTGATGTAGAGAGTGAAGGAAGCGCTCTAAACAATATAGGGTTCGTTTATGACTCCTTGGGCCAGAATCAGAAGGCTCTGGAATGCTATGAGAAGTCCCTGGCCATCTGGCAGAAGACTGGTGATGTAAAGAATGAAGGAATTACCCTAAACAACATAGGTTCGGTTTATAAAGCCTTGGGCCAATATCAGAAGGCATTGGAATCCTACGAAAAGTCCCTGGCCATCAGGCAAAAGATAGGCGATGTAAAGAGTGAAGGAATTACCCTAAACAACATAGGTTCGGTTTATAAAGCCTTGGGCCAATATCAGAAGGCATTGGAATCCTACGAAAAGTCCCTGGCCATCAGGCAAAAGATAGGCGATGTTAACGGTGAGGCGGTCACGCTTGGTAAAATGGGACCGGTTTATGGCTCCTTGGGCCAATATCAGAAGGCATTGGAATCCTACGAGAAGTCCTTGGCTATAGATAAAAAGAGAGGTGATCTTAGAGGTGAAGGGGTCTCCCTTGGTAACATAGCGTCGGTTTATGAATCTCAGGGTCAGTATGCCAAGGCATTGGAATCCTATGAAAAGTCCCTTGCTATAATCCAGAAGATTGGCGATGCGAAGCTTGAGGGAAGCGTGCTGAACATGGTAGGTTCGGTCTATAAATCTCAGCATCAGTATCCCAAGGCATTGGAATCCTATGAAAAGTCCCTTGCCATCAGTCAGAAGATTGGTGATGTTAAATCGGAGGGAAACGGTCTGTATTACATAGGGGGTGTTTATAATTCCTTGCGCCAGTATGCCAAGGCATTGGAATACAGTGAAAAGTCCCTAGCTATTAGGCAAAAGATTGGTGATGCGAATGGTCAGGGCGTGAGTCTCGGCCTTGTAGGGGATGTTTATGACTCTCAGGGCGAGTATGCCAAGGCATTGGAATCCTATGAAAAGGCCGTGGTTATATTCCAGAAGATTGGCTATGTGAGCAATCAAGCAACCTGTCTGCAGAATATGGCGAGGGTTTATAAATGCTCTGGCCAGTATGCCAAGGCATTGGAATACAGTGAAAAGTCCCTAGCTATTAGGCAGAAGATTGGTGATGCGAATGGTCAGGGCGTGAGTTTTAGAGAGATAGGGGATGTTTATGGCCTCTGGGGCCAGTATTCGAAGGCATTGGAATACAGTGAAAAGTCGCTGGCTATATTCCGGAAGATTGGTAATGTGAATGGTCAGGCATACTCTCTTAGGCAGATAGGGTTTGATTATCAGTTGCTGGGCCAGTATGACAAGGCCATGGAATACGCCCAGGAATCCCTAACTATAACAAGGCAGATTGGGAACCTTAGTGGCGAAGCTGACGCTCTGAGAGACATAGGGAGAATCTATTACAAGATGGGTAAGTTCGATGAGTCCCTTGCCAACTTACAAACGGCTCTTGAAATCTCTACAAAGATTGGCGTTCAAGTCAAAGGGACCAAGAACCTCATAGGTAATCTCTACCTGGACAGAGGTGAATTAAATAAGTCTGAGGCCTTTATAAAAGAATCTGGTCAGACTGCGTCTCTGGCTAGGTTTTATCTCCTTCAGTCCGACTATCCAAAGTCTAAAACCTACTATGAAAAACTTCTTACATCAGCGGAAAAGACCAACCATGAGGGTAGTCTTTTGACAGCATACACAGGACTAGGAAAAGTTCATGAGGCGTTGGAGGACTATAAGAAATCAGAAGAATATTATGAGAAAGGGATGAAACTTGCTGAAGAAATCAGGTCTGGTCTCTTACCATCTGAGAGAAAGAATTTCTTTGAGGTCAACATCAACGGTTTTTATCGCTCTGAGCCATCGAAAGGACTGACCCGTGTAAGGATGAAACTTAACCAGGCGGTCCAAAGTATAGATTCAAGTGAAGTGACACGGGCCAGAGCATTCGCTGACAACATTTCCATGCGGTCGGAAAATAGTGTCTCTGGAATATCCAGAGACATCATGGAGACGGAGGATGTCCTTGTTACTAAAGTGGCGGCTCTGAAGAAGGAACTCGTTAAGACGGATAAGGAGAAACAGGCGGGTCGTTATGAAAACCTTCAAAAGGAAGTCCATTCCGCTGAATCAGACTTGAATGCCTTTATAGAAATGCTTTGGGACAAACACAAAGCTTATGCGGCTGTCAAATATCCGAGACCGGTCACACTGAAGGAATCATCCCTTAGACCTGAAGAGCAAGTAGTAGTGTTTGATGTCTCAACCGAAGGTGTGGGAGTCAAGTTAATTAAGGGCAAAAAAATAGCTGAGACACACTACACCAACTGGAAATCTGAGGACCTGGAAAAGGATGTAAAGAAGTTCAGACAATCATTTGAAGAACTTAAACTAAAGGAATTTGATTATTCACTGGGAAACACTCTATACAAGAGACTTCTTTCAGCGGTTCTTTCCCAAGTCCCGGAAGGAACTCCAATTGTTATCATCCCCGACGGCATATTAGCTACTCTGCCATTTGAGGCTTTGGTAACAGGAGGAAAACCAACATGGCAAAAGGTGGATAAGGAATGGCCTGATGTATTTAAGGATTATCCTGAGGGTTTGACTTTTCTTGGGGATGAACATCCCATCAGTTATTACCAGTCCATTACAGCCCTAACTCTCGTCAGAACTACTGGAACCAAGAACACCCCCAATCAGAAATTATTAGTTGTAGCAGACCCTGTATTTGATTTGAGTGACAAGAGAGCGCAGTCAGCTACTCAAACCAAGTTGTCTGAACAAGAGAAAAAAAACAACATTGCTCTTATGCAAACCATTGAGGGCGGCAGTAGTGGTACCTTCAAGTTAAAACGCCTACCTCAGACTTCAATACTCGCTGAGAGCCTTGAGAAGACATATGGTTCGAATTGTCTGTCACTCACTGGCATGAAGGCTAATAAATCTGATTTTCTGACAAAAATCGCTCCAACTATAGAACAGTACTCTGGTGTCGTGTTTGCTACTCATGGAGTAATGTCAACCCATGTTCCTGGCCTGATGGAGCCATTCCTTGCTTTGACTATGGCTCCGAGCGGCACAGATGGATTTCTAAAGATGTCGGATGTTTTGTCTCTCAAGATGAACGCAGACGTTGTGGCGCTTACAGCCTGTCAGTCAGGTTTGGGTAAGGAACTCTCCGGTGAAGGTGTCATGAGCATGGGCCGAGCTTTCCAATACGCAGGAGCCAAGTCCGTCCTGATGAGCCTCTGGTCTGTGGCTGAGGGTTCGTCTGTAAAACTCACGGAGAGCTTTTTCGAGCATCGTAAGTCCGGCAAGACCAAACTCGAATCACTCAAATTGGCAAGGGATCATATCCGCAACGCCGGTTACAAACATCCATTTTTCTGGAGCGCATTCATACTGGTGGGGGAAACAAATTAG